A genomic stretch from Elusimicrobiota bacterium includes:
- a CDS encoding aldehyde dehydrogenase family protein: MKLFSELKKKLFDYGPNPETVKVEFKPQYELFIGGEWAAPRSGKYYDTINPATAKPLAKIAWAGQEDVDRAVEAAQEGLIQWQALSPAQRSRHLFALARVVQERGRELSIAETLNNGKPIRETRDIDIPLVARHFFYHAGWADKIDEAFPGVKTEPLGVIGQIIPWNFPLLMLAWKVAPALACGNTVVLKPSETTPLTALLFAEICQDIGLPAGVVNVATGFGDTGGFIVGHPGIKKIAFTGSTEVGKIIRKAAAGTSKKLSLELGGKSPTIVFEDAPLYQAVEGIMDSIFFNQGQVCCAGSRLFIEENIAEKFITLLKERMGKLRVGDPMDKNTDMGAVNSLDQLNKIRRYVDVGRQEGAECWQPASSCPSEGFFFPPTIFTKVKPSHTIACEEIFGPVLAVMTFRTVGEAIELANNTPFGLAASVWTKDVAKMIAVARSLKAGTVWGNGTNKFDAAAEFGGYKESGFGREGGVQGLWEYVKTTDIARAAAEKLQENHNLPASTNQPPLSIVWKTPKMLIGGKQVRTESGRYYKVYDPSGKKLLANVNQGSRKDIRDAVEAAAGALGSWNKTTAYNRGQILYRMAEMLSSRFDEFAQKISLQTDCSADEARAEVQISLDRLLYYAGWADKYTGSVNPVTQTDFNITYPEAVGIAALIAPQDFPLAGLISKLAPAFASGNASVIVPSQTYPLSATDFIEILDSSDVPSGVVNIVTGFHNELVPILAEHRNVGLIDFTGLPDMGKKVEELSAANLKRVHADTDPGFDWLGPTAQGRAWIRRYLEFKTVWITSGY; encoded by the coding sequence ATGAAATTATTCTCGGAACTCAAAAAGAAACTCTTCGACTACGGACCCAATCCGGAAACCGTCAAGGTCGAATTCAAACCGCAATATGAATTATTCATCGGGGGCGAATGGGCCGCCCCGCGATCCGGCAAATACTACGACACCATCAACCCGGCCACGGCCAAACCCCTGGCTAAAATCGCCTGGGCCGGACAAGAGGATGTGGACCGGGCCGTTGAAGCGGCTCAGGAAGGGCTGATCCAATGGCAAGCCCTATCCCCCGCCCAACGCAGCCGCCATTTGTTCGCACTGGCCAGGGTCGTTCAAGAGCGAGGACGGGAACTGTCCATTGCCGAAACGCTCAATAACGGAAAACCCATCCGTGAAACCCGCGACATCGATATCCCTTTGGTCGCGCGGCACTTCTTTTATCACGCGGGATGGGCGGATAAAATCGATGAGGCGTTCCCCGGAGTCAAAACCGAGCCGTTGGGAGTCATCGGGCAAATCATTCCCTGGAATTTTCCCTTGCTGATGCTGGCGTGGAAAGTGGCTCCGGCGTTAGCCTGCGGCAACACCGTCGTCTTAAAACCCTCGGAAACCACGCCCTTGACCGCTTTGCTCTTCGCTGAAATTTGCCAGGACATCGGGCTGCCGGCCGGCGTCGTCAATGTCGCCACCGGATTCGGCGACACCGGGGGCTTTATCGTGGGCCATCCCGGAATCAAAAAAATTGCGTTCACGGGCTCCACGGAAGTGGGCAAAATCATCCGCAAAGCCGCGGCCGGAACCTCAAAAAAACTTTCCCTTGAATTGGGCGGCAAATCCCCGACCATTGTTTTCGAGGATGCTCCCCTCTATCAGGCCGTGGAAGGAATTATGGACTCGATTTTCTTCAATCAAGGCCAAGTTTGCTGCGCGGGCAGCCGCTTGTTCATCGAAGAAAACATCGCGGAAAAATTCATTACTCTGCTTAAAGAACGGATGGGCAAACTGCGGGTCGGCGATCCCATGGACAAAAATACGGACATGGGGGCCGTCAATTCACTCGACCAGCTCAATAAAATCCGCCGCTATGTGGATGTGGGCCGCCAAGAGGGCGCCGAGTGCTGGCAGCCGGCCTCAAGCTGTCCCAGCGAAGGCTTTTTCTTCCCGCCCACGATTTTCACCAAGGTCAAACCCAGCCACACCATCGCCTGCGAAGAAATTTTCGGGCCGGTATTGGCCGTCATGACGTTTCGAACAGTCGGGGAAGCCATTGAATTGGCCAATAACACGCCCTTCGGTTTGGCCGCCTCGGTTTGGACTAAAGACGTGGCCAAAATGATCGCCGTGGCCCGCAGCCTTAAAGCCGGAACGGTTTGGGGTAATGGAACCAATAAATTCGACGCGGCCGCGGAATTCGGCGGGTACAAAGAATCCGGATTCGGACGCGAAGGCGGGGTTCAAGGGCTTTGGGAATATGTCAAGACGACGGACATCGCCCGCGCCGCAGCGGAAAAACTCCAGGAGAATCACAACCTGCCTGCCTCAACCAATCAGCCCCCATTATCGATTGTCTGGAAAACCCCAAAAATGCTCATCGGCGGCAAACAGGTCCGAACCGAATCCGGCCGCTATTACAAAGTTTACGATCCATCGGGTAAAAAACTATTGGCCAACGTCAATCAAGGCTCAAGGAAAGACATTCGCGACGCGGTTGAAGCGGCGGCCGGCGCATTAGGATCATGGAATAAAACAACGGCTTACAACCGAGGACAAATTCTCTATCGCATGGCGGAGATGCTCTCTTCGCGTTTCGATGAATTCGCCCAAAAAATCAGCCTTCAAACCGACTGTTCGGCGGACGAAGCCCGGGCTGAAGTTCAAATTTCGCTTGATCGCCTCCTCTATTACGCGGGCTGGGCGGATAAATACACGGGCAGCGTCAATCCGGTGACGCAAACGGATTTCAACATCACTTATCCCGAAGCCGTGGGCATTGCAGCCTTAATCGCGCCGCAGGATTTTCCTTTAGCCGGTTTGATCTCCAAGCTGGCTCCGGCCTTTGCCTCAGGCAACGCCTCGGTAATCGTGCCCTCGCAAACATACCCGCTTTCAGCCACGGATTTCATCGAGATTCTCGACAGCTCGGACGTTCCCTCCGGCGTGGTTAATATCGTCACTGGTTTCCACAATGAGCTTGTTCCTATCTTGGCCGAACACCGCAACGTCGGGCTCATTGATTTCACGGGATTGCCGGATATGGGCAAAAAAGTCGAGGAATTATCCGCCGCCAATTTAAAACGCGTTCACGCGGACACCGATCCCGGCTTCGATTGGTTGGGACCAACGGCCCAAGGCCGGGCCTGGATTCGCCGCTACCTGGAATTTAAAACCGTCTGGATCACGTCCGGCTATTAG
- the deoC gene encoding deoxyribose-phosphate aldolase: MAVSEKSVVSLLDRNPIHSFDPSILGSLHIDATGVAARVEKTAKARTPKKDHQAAWIKAAISMMDLTTLEGADTPGRVERLCAKAVRPVPDDPEVRVAAVCVYGNLTATAKKLLEGTGVKTAVVSTAFPHGQTPLAVKIEETKQLAAQGADEIDMVVNRNAFLSGDYYRVYEEIAEVREACGDVHLKVILETGELGSLQNVWIASEIAMQAGADFIKTSTGKIQPAATPDVGLVMFHAIDHFYRRKHYKVGMKPAGGIRTSKQALQWLALVKETLGDGWLDPALFRIGASSLLDDAVRQLHHLETGQYESYDYIPKG; this comes from the coding sequence ATGGCCGTCTCGGAAAAAAGCGTCGTTTCCCTTTTAGACCGCAACCCCATCCACAGCTTCGACCCCTCGATCCTCGGTTCGCTTCATATCGACGCCACGGGCGTGGCCGCGCGCGTGGAAAAAACCGCCAAGGCCCGCACCCCGAAAAAAGATCATCAAGCCGCCTGGATCAAGGCCGCGATCAGCATGATGGATTTGACCACGCTGGAAGGTGCGGACACGCCGGGCCGCGTGGAGCGCCTTTGCGCCAAGGCCGTGCGGCCGGTTCCCGATGATCCCGAAGTCCGCGTGGCCGCGGTTTGCGTGTACGGCAATTTAACGGCCACGGCTAAAAAACTTCTGGAAGGAACCGGCGTCAAAACGGCCGTGGTGTCCACCGCGTTCCCCCACGGGCAAACGCCGCTGGCCGTCAAAATCGAGGAAACCAAACAATTGGCGGCCCAAGGCGCGGATGAGATCGACATGGTCGTCAACAGAAACGCTTTTCTTAGCGGGGACTATTACCGGGTTTACGAGGAGATCGCCGAGGTCAGAGAGGCCTGCGGCGACGTGCATTTAAAAGTTATCCTGGAAACCGGCGAATTAGGGAGCCTCCAAAACGTTTGGATCGCCTCGGAAATCGCGATGCAGGCGGGCGCGGATTTCATCAAAACGTCGACCGGAAAAATCCAGCCCGCGGCCACGCCGGATGTGGGCTTGGTCATGTTCCACGCCATCGATCATTTTTATCGGCGCAAACATTACAAGGTTGGGATGAAGCCTGCCGGAGGCATACGCACCTCCAAGCAGGCGCTGCAATGGCTCGCCCTGGTTAAGGAAACACTGGGCGACGGATGGCTGGATCCCGCGCTCTTTCGCATCGGCGCCTCCAGCCTCTTAGATGACGCGGTGCGGCAACTGCATCACCTGGAAACCGGGCAATACGAAAGTTACGACTATATCCCTAAAGGATAA
- a CDS encoding UDP-N-acetylmuramoyl-tripeptide--D-alanyl-D-alanine ligase, with amino-acid sequence MDLSKHWTLGKIAEACNGRLIDADARRPVKSLSIDSRRIKKGELFWVIEGASKDGNDFVAEAAKRGAMAAVVSRDVFPGLPDPYPLIRVSNGLKALGRLAEEHRLLFPKAGVIAITGSNGKTSTKEMVARVLSEAGSVTLSPGNYNNEVGCPLSVLELGSHHAFAVWEMAARKKGDIAYLSLIAHPNVVILTNIGTAHLETFGSEQVIFETKFEILRGLMPKGTVVYWAEDPWLTELPKRRPQNKYLTFGLGPTADVFGQVEEQSPDGTLVDIFYEGKKQGSVLLKVLGGGQVRNALAAFACGIALGVPVRKILKALEGFEPAPMRGERLTLGGKLFADRYVLINDAYNANPASMTDSALAFMRAYQGWTKILVLGEMRELGQRSGELHGQVGAAIAEAAQAEGLLDDRTYFLIIGTPLTLPLAEALKKCHKKDGPQVMFVPRDEALDVLRRPLFTQKPPCALFFKASRGEALEKLIEDLKKEF; translated from the coding sequence GTGGACCTTTCTAAGCATTGGACGCTGGGTAAAATCGCCGAAGCCTGCAACGGCCGTTTAATCGACGCCGATGCCCGGCGTCCGGTCAAGTCCTTAAGCATCGATTCCCGTCGAATCAAAAAAGGCGAGCTGTTTTGGGTGATCGAAGGCGCCAGCAAGGACGGCAATGATTTCGTGGCCGAGGCAGCAAAGCGAGGGGCCATGGCCGCAGTGGTCAGCCGGGATGTTTTTCCCGGTTTGCCGGACCCTTATCCTCTCATCCGCGTGTCCAATGGGTTGAAGGCACTGGGCCGTTTGGCTGAAGAGCATCGCCTGTTGTTCCCGAAAGCCGGCGTGATCGCCATCACCGGCTCCAACGGCAAGACAAGCACCAAAGAGATGGTGGCCCGGGTTTTATCCGAAGCCGGGAGCGTGACGTTGTCGCCGGGCAATTACAACAACGAGGTGGGCTGTCCGCTTTCCGTTCTTGAACTGGGTTCCCATCATGCGTTCGCGGTCTGGGAAATGGCGGCCCGCAAAAAAGGGGACATCGCCTATCTTTCGCTGATCGCCCATCCTAATGTTGTAATTTTGACCAATATCGGCACCGCGCACCTGGAGACATTCGGCAGCGAACAGGTTATTTTTGAGACCAAATTCGAGATTTTGCGCGGCTTAATGCCAAAGGGAACGGTCGTCTACTGGGCGGAGGATCCTTGGCTGACCGAGCTTCCCAAGCGCCGCCCTCAGAATAAATATTTGACCTTCGGGTTGGGCCCGACCGCGGACGTGTTCGGCCAGGTCGAAGAGCAGTCGCCGGATGGAACCTTGGTCGATATTTTTTACGAGGGCAAGAAGCAGGGGTCGGTGCTGTTGAAGGTGTTAGGCGGGGGTCAAGTGAGGAACGCGTTGGCGGCTTTCGCTTGCGGGATCGCCTTAGGGGTTCCGGTCAGAAAAATTTTAAAGGCGTTGGAAGGTTTTGAGCCCGCTCCGATGCGCGGCGAGCGCTTGACTCTGGGCGGCAAGCTTTTCGCCGACCGCTATGTGCTGATCAACGACGCCTACAACGCCAATCCGGCCTCCATGACGGACAGCGCGCTGGCCTTCATGAGGGCTTATCAAGGCTGGACTAAAATTTTGGTTTTAGGCGAAATGAGGGAGTTGGGCCAACGCTCCGGCGAACTCCACGGGCAAGTCGGCGCCGCGATCGCCGAGGCCGCTCAGGCGGAGGGGTTGCTTGACGATCGGACGTATTTTCTCATCATCGGCACGCCGTTAACTTTGCCGTTGGCTGAGGCCTTGAAAAAGTGCCACAAAAAGGACGGGCCTCAGGTGATGTTCGTGCCCCGCGACGAAGCGCTTGATGTTTTGCGCCGGCCGCTGTTTACGCAGAAGCCCCCGTGCGCTTTGTTTTTCAAGGCCTCGCGCGGCGAAGCCCTTGAGAAATTGATAGAAGACCTCAAGAAAGAATTTTAG
- a CDS encoding phospho-N-acetylmuramoyl-pentapeptide-transferase — protein MLYHLAQLRDVYFGFNVFAYITFRAGAAAVTAFALSLLLGPMVIRRLIKAGLVNKPKVWGPESHQGKTGVAVGGGFLIIGVMLATIFLWARPDNRFVLIALALLVIFGALGFWDDWVKIRGPRVEGKAEGISSRIKFILQVGFAAFFAFYLALYPPNHEFALHVNVPFIKETYLNLHVFYFVLVMLLFVGFANSVNLTDGMDGLAIGNLIIAATAMLVFVYVAGHVRFSQYLRIISVAEAGELTIVLSALVGAGLGFLWFNCYPAQVFMGDTGSLPLGALLVYVSIVAKQELLLPLIGGVFIAEAASVIMQITYFKLSRGKRIFRMSPFHHHFELTGVAEPKVVVRFWVAGIILALLALSSLKVR, from the coding sequence ATGCTTTATCATTTAGCCCAATTGCGCGACGTTTATTTCGGCTTCAACGTTTTCGCTTATATCACGTTTCGCGCGGGCGCGGCTGCGGTGACCGCGTTCGCGCTGTCTTTGCTCTTGGGCCCGATGGTGATCCGCCGTTTGATCAAGGCCGGTTTGGTCAACAAGCCCAAGGTTTGGGGACCCGAGTCGCATCAGGGCAAAACCGGCGTGGCCGTGGGCGGAGGCTTCCTCATCATCGGCGTTATGTTGGCGACGATTTTTTTGTGGGCCCGGCCCGACAACCGCTTTGTGCTGATCGCTTTGGCGCTGTTGGTCATTTTTGGAGCGCTTGGATTCTGGGATGACTGGGTCAAAATTCGAGGGCCGCGCGTGGAAGGCAAAGCCGAGGGCATCAGCTCCCGGATCAAATTCATCCTTCAGGTCGGGTTCGCCGCGTTTTTTGCGTTTTACCTGGCCTTGTACCCGCCCAATCACGAATTCGCGCTTCATGTCAATGTTCCGTTCATTAAAGAGACGTACCTCAACCTCCATGTTTTTTATTTCGTATTGGTCATGCTGTTGTTCGTGGGGTTCGCCAACAGCGTGAATTTAACCGACGGCATGGACGGCTTGGCCATCGGCAATTTGATCATTGCCGCGACCGCCATGCTGGTTTTCGTGTATGTGGCCGGGCATGTCCGTTTTTCCCAGTACTTGAGGATCATTTCCGTGGCCGAAGCCGGGGAATTAACCATCGTGTTGTCGGCTTTAGTCGGCGCCGGTTTGGGTTTTCTTTGGTTCAATTGCTACCCGGCCCAAGTGTTCATGGGGGATACCGGCTCTTTGCCCTTGGGAGCCCTTCTCGTTTACGTTTCGATCGTCGCCAAACAGGAGTTGCTTCTGCCGTTGATCGGCGGCGTTTTTATCGCCGAGGCGGCCTCGGTGATCATGCAAATCACCTATTTCAAATTAAGCAGGGGCAAGCGGATTTTCAGGATGTCCCCTTTCCATCATCATTTCGAGCTCACCGGCGTGGCGGAGCCGAAAGTCGTTGTGCGTTTTTGGGTGGCGGGCATTATTTTGGCGTTATTGGCGCTATCGAGTTTAAAAGTTCGTTAG
- the murD gene encoding UDP-N-acetylmuramoyl-L-alanine--D-glutamate ligase — translation MFDYAVLGLGKTGCAALEYLVRREPAARILASDAKADPALEEQLKRQFPGVAFEFGGHTERVAQARQIIKSPGLKSQHPILKRAREAGAIVMSEIEFAFRRFPAQPRFIVGVTGTNGKTTTTHLSGRLFEAGGFQTLVAGNIGAPLIGSLGSIHPDTVLVLELSSYQLEDSRELALDAGLVMNITPDHLEHHGDWAAYLAAKEKIFRFVKPGGWEIVNADDAAVRNLAPGPAGIRLSFSSKQALEEGAWLSGGKLQFAVGHSKVNIRCSAAPCPNLIGVHNLENQMAAILSALIGGVRPAAVEQALTMYAPPPHRLEKVTEIGGILFINDSKATNIDSTVVALRAIGPLAAARRGKIHLLLGGQDKGSPYAPIADFAPAIKKIYAYGEARGKIVEELKALPGEAYPDLPAAVRDAVTQIGTGDIVLLSPACASFDQFKNFEHRGERFREIVARLLGPRSGR, via the coding sequence ATGTTTGATTACGCTGTTTTAGGTTTGGGCAAAACCGGCTGCGCGGCGCTCGAGTATTTGGTCCGCCGGGAACCGGCGGCGCGCATTCTGGCCAGCGATGCCAAAGCCGATCCCGCGTTGGAGGAGCAGCTCAAGCGGCAGTTTCCCGGCGTCGCTTTCGAATTCGGGGGGCATACCGAGAGAGTCGCCCAGGCCCGCCAGATCATCAAAAGTCCGGGACTAAAATCCCAGCATCCGATATTAAAGCGCGCGCGCGAGGCGGGCGCCATCGTGATGAGCGAAATCGAATTCGCCTTCCGGCGTTTTCCGGCCCAGCCTCGTTTTATCGTCGGGGTCACGGGCACCAACGGCAAAACCACCACGACCCATTTATCGGGGCGCCTCTTTGAGGCGGGAGGCTTTCAGACGTTGGTCGCCGGCAATATCGGCGCGCCGTTGATCGGTTCGCTGGGCTCGATTCATCCCGACACGGTATTAGTTCTTGAGCTTTCCAGCTACCAATTGGAGGACTCCCGGGAATTGGCGCTTGACGCCGGCCTCGTGATGAATATCACCCCGGATCATTTGGAGCATCATGGCGACTGGGCCGCTTACCTGGCGGCCAAAGAGAAGATTTTTCGTTTTGTGAAACCCGGCGGCTGGGAAATCGTTAATGCCGATGATGCGGCCGTCAGAAATCTTGCGCCCGGCCCCGCGGGCATCCGGCTGTCGTTTAGCTCAAAACAAGCGTTGGAGGAAGGCGCTTGGTTGTCCGGAGGGAAACTTCAGTTCGCCGTCGGGCATTCGAAGGTCAATATTCGCTGCTCGGCGGCCCCTTGCCCCAATTTAATCGGCGTTCACAATTTGGAAAATCAGATGGCGGCGATTTTGTCCGCTTTGATCGGCGGCGTCCGCCCGGCGGCCGTCGAACAAGCGCTGACGATGTATGCGCCGCCGCCTCATCGGTTGGAAAAAGTCACGGAGATCGGCGGCATTTTATTCATCAACGATTCCAAGGCGACCAATATCGATTCAACGGTCGTGGCCTTGCGCGCCATCGGCCCGTTGGCCGCGGCGCGGCGCGGAAAAATTCATCTGTTGCTCGGAGGCCAGGACAAGGGTTCCCCCTACGCCCCCATCGCTGATTTTGCTCCGGCGATTAAAAAAATTTACGCCTACGGTGAGGCCAGGGGAAAGATTGTGGAGGAGTTGAAGGCCCTGCCCGGCGAAGCCTATCCTGATTTGCCCGCCGCCGTTCGCGACGCCGTGACCCAGATCGGAACGGGCGATATTGTTTTATTGTCGCCGGCCTGCGCTTCTTTCGATCAATTCAAGAATTTCGAGCATCGCGGCGAACGGTTTCGGGAGATTGTCGCGCGCCTGCTTGGGCCGCGTTCAGGCCGGTGA
- the ftsW gene encoding putative lipid II flippase FtsW produces the protein MKRRRLPPGDPVLAFAIGILIMLGCVMVFSSSAILANNRFGDPYVYIRRHMSFLFVGLGLLYLSSRMKTEIWRKSWLILYLATLAGLAATFMMGKSLSGARRWLYLGPIGFQVSELAKLVLVVALARYLDRYHSRLTRWRWALVYPTLMFGLLIVPIALQPDFGNPFVMMLGFFSMLLIAGISWKHLAVYPLMALPAMAALIVKSPYRIKRFLSFFSLWKADDIAVQHGAAYQASQALLALGSGGLFGKGLGDSDLKLHYLPQPHTDFVFPVIGEELGFAGSMAVVILFSLIAIRGIKAAINAERAFDRSLAAGLTLMLVFQAGIHMAVTTALAPTKGITLPFISYGGSSLLMSCLMAGILLRISRSRNA, from the coding sequence GTGAAAAGGCGGCGCCTGCCCCCCGGCGACCCGGTCCTCGCCTTTGCGATCGGCATCCTGATCATGCTCGGCTGCGTGATGGTTTTTTCATCCAGCGCGATTTTGGCGAACAATCGCTTCGGCGACCCCTATGTGTATATTCGCCGGCACATGAGTTTTTTATTCGTCGGGCTTGGCCTGCTCTATTTGTCCTCCCGCATGAAGACGGAAATCTGGCGCAAATCCTGGCTGATTCTTTATTTGGCGACCCTGGCGGGCTTGGCCGCGACTTTTATGATGGGCAAGTCGTTGAGCGGAGCGCGGCGCTGGCTTTATTTGGGGCCGATCGGCTTTCAGGTTTCGGAATTGGCCAAATTGGTTTTGGTCGTGGCCTTGGCGCGTTATTTGGACCGATACCATTCGCGCCTGACTCGATGGCGCTGGGCGCTCGTTTACCCGACCTTGATGTTCGGGCTTTTGATCGTCCCCATCGCGCTTCAGCCCGATTTCGGCAATCCCTTCGTGATGATGCTGGGATTTTTTTCCATGCTGTTGATCGCCGGAATTTCTTGGAAGCATTTGGCCGTTTATCCGTTGATGGCCTTGCCCGCAATGGCCGCTCTGATCGTCAAAAGCCCCTATCGGATCAAGCGGTTTTTGAGTTTTTTTTCTCTTTGGAAGGCCGATGACATCGCCGTGCAGCACGGCGCGGCTTATCAGGCGAGCCAGGCGCTTCTGGCTTTAGGCTCCGGCGGTTTGTTCGGTAAGGGCCTAGGCGACTCCGATCTGAAACTTCATTACTTGCCCCAGCCGCATACGGATTTCGTTTTTCCCGTGATCGGAGAAGAATTGGGCTTTGCCGGAAGCATGGCTGTTGTGATTCTTTTCAGCTTGATCGCCATCCGGGGCATCAAGGCCGCGATCAACGCGGAACGCGCCTTCGACCGGTCCCTGGCCGCGGGGTTGACGTTGATGCTCGTTTTTCAGGCCGGCATTCACATGGCCGTGACCACGGCCTTGGCGCCGACGAAAGGCATCACGCTTCCTTTCATTTCCTACGGCGGCTCGTCGTTGTTGATGAGCTGCCTGATGGCGGGCATCCTCCTGAGAATTTCGCGTTCGCGCAACGCTTGA
- a CDS encoding YifB family Mg chelatase-like AAA ATPase — protein MATSKIFSACPFGIEARLVTVEVDLRRRGLPAFIIVGLPDQATREARERVASAIRNGGLEFPSAKITVNLAPAHFKKEGTELDLPIACGILAQSEPVNAERWENIFSRFLFVGELSLDGALRGVRGTLAMASAARSGGFQGLICPWVNREEAALVEGIEVLPCRNLNEVSDWAAGRGELEPYRLADDYWQRRLQEEAPQQGAAVDFAEIQGNALAKKALEVAAAGGHHALLIGPPGVGKTLLARATQALLPPLTPEESSELTRIYSIGAYTGTFAVVGRRPFRNPHHTASDIALIGGGPQAVPGEITLAHRGVLFLDEMGEFSRPVLEALRQPLEDGQVTVSRAAAKFRYPARFLLIGAANPCPCGYFGSGEKECRCPPGQVLRYRQKFSGPIMDRMDVQVQVSAQEFRKGVAAATAPPQAEATALIRERVWSARAAQQRRLSGRLNSEMTLQEIKTYCKMAKSEEDFLRRVMEHHRLSPRAYHKILKVARTLADLAGREMISASDLSLAVEMRCLERALAAAV, from the coding sequence GTGGCGACTTCCAAAATTTTTTCCGCTTGCCCCTTCGGCATCGAAGCGCGTTTGGTCACGGTCGAGGTTGATTTGCGCCGCCGCGGCCTGCCGGCTTTCATCATTGTGGGTTTGCCGGATCAGGCCACGCGGGAAGCCCGCGAGCGCGTGGCCAGCGCGATCCGAAATGGCGGCTTGGAATTTCCCTCGGCCAAGATCACCGTGAATTTGGCGCCGGCTCACTTTAAAAAGGAAGGGACCGAACTCGACCTGCCTATTGCCTGCGGCATTTTGGCGCAATCCGAACCGGTCAATGCCGAGCGCTGGGAGAATATTTTTTCCCGTTTTTTATTCGTCGGCGAATTGAGTTTGGACGGCGCCTTGCGGGGCGTTCGCGGCACGTTGGCCATGGCTTCGGCGGCCCGTTCCGGCGGGTTTCAAGGTTTGATTTGTCCTTGGGTTAATCGCGAAGAGGCGGCTTTGGTGGAGGGAATCGAAGTGTTGCCGTGCCGGAATTTGAACGAAGTGTCGGACTGGGCCGCCGGCCGAGGCGAATTAGAACCCTATCGTTTAGCGGATGATTATTGGCAGCGCCGTCTCCAGGAGGAAGCGCCCCAGCAAGGCGCGGCCGTGGATTTTGCCGAGATTCAAGGGAATGCCTTGGCTAAAAAGGCCCTTGAGGTTGCGGCCGCCGGCGGCCATCATGCTTTATTGATCGGGCCGCCGGGCGTGGGCAAAACGCTGCTGGCGCGCGCCACCCAAGCTCTGTTGCCGCCGTTGACGCCCGAAGAATCGTCCGAATTAACGCGTATTTACTCGATCGGCGCTTATACGGGAACATTTGCGGTCGTTGGGAGGCGCCCGTTTCGCAACCCGCATCATACGGCGTCCGATATCGCTTTAATCGGCGGCGGGCCGCAGGCCGTCCCGGGGGAAATTACCTTGGCGCATCGCGGCGTTTTGTTTTTGGACGAAATGGGGGAATTCAGCCGTCCGGTGCTCGAAGCCCTTCGCCAGCCGCTTGAAGACGGGCAGGTGACCGTTTCCCGCGCCGCGGCTAAATTTCGTTACCCGGCGCGCTTTCTGTTGATCGGCGCCGCGAACCCTTGCCCTTGCGGTTATTTTGGTTCCGGCGAAAAAGAGTGCCGCTGTCCGCCGGGGCAAGTGCTGCGCTACCGGCAAAAATTTTCCGGACCTATTATGGATCGCATGGACGTTCAGGTTCAGGTTTCCGCGCAGGAATTCAGAAAAGGCGTCGCGGCCGCCACGGCGCCGCCGCAAGCCGAAGCCACCGCCCTAATCCGCGAGCGGGTTTGGTCGGCCCGGGCCGCTCAACAGCGGCGTTTGAGCGGACGCTTGAATTCCGAGATGACCCTTCAGGAAATAAAAACGTATTGCAAAATGGCGAAATCTGAGGAAGACTTCTTACGGAGGGTCATGGAGCACCATCGTTTGTCACCCCGGGCTTACCACAAGATATTAAAGGTGGCCCGGACCCTGGCGGATCTGGCCGGACGCGAAATGATCTCGGCCTCGGATCTGAGCCTGGCCGTTGAGATGAGATGCCTTGAGCGCGCTCTGGCCGCGGCGGTATAG
- a CDS encoding LysM peptidoglycan-binding domain-containing protein has product MKRLTIERCVAAGMTAAVAAVCLGAPKSARAAQEPPERYVVIKGDTLWDIAELFYDSGFAWQKIHELNTDLIKNPDLIYPQQSILLPGGLAKKPPKTEVQVATKEAPAEPAQETMPEVEVAVAKPPEPTATPVAAVAAPSVQQAAEFKDYDGKIIASRNVNQVMFAQGDDVFVNLGAKHGLVTGDELQIVRKQKRAYDPKAKKKYWIVQVMGKLRVSKELYDDRSECRILFAHEPVSIGDGVVRLAGGLVDGTQ; this is encoded by the coding sequence ATGAAGCGATTAACGATTGAGCGATGCGTTGCCGCGGGAATGACGGCGGCGGTGGCGGCCGTTTGCCTCGGCGCCCCCAAGTCGGCGCGGGCCGCCCAAGAGCCCCCGGAGCGTTATGTCGTCATCAAGGGCGATACGCTTTGGGATATCGCGGAGCTTTTCTATGACAGCGGTTTTGCCTGGCAAAAAATCCATGAGCTCAACACCGATCTCATTAAAAATCCGGACCTGATCTATCCTCAACAGTCGATTCTGTTGCCGGGAGGATTGGCGAAAAAACCGCCGAAAACCGAGGTTCAAGTGGCCACTAAAGAAGCGCCGGCCGAACCCGCGCAAGAAACAATGCCGGAAGTTGAGGTCGCTGTCGCCAAGCCGCCGGAACCCACGGCGACGCCGGTTGCCGCTGTTGCCGCACCGAGTGTCCAGCAAGCCGCCGAATTTAAGGATTACGACGGCAAAATCATCGCCAGCCGCAACGTCAATCAGGTCATGTTCGCGCAGGGCGACGACGTCTTCGTCAATTTGGGCGCCAAGCACGGTTTGGTTACCGGCGATGAGCTTCAAATCGTGCGCAAACAAAAGCGGGCTTATGACCCCAAGGCTAAAAAAAAGTATTGGATCGTGCAGGTGATGGGTAAACTGCGCGTGAGCAAAGAACTTTATGATGATCGCTCCGAATGCCGCATTTTGTTCGCGCACGAGCCTGTTTCCATCGGCGACGGAGTGGTCCGCTTGGCGGGCGGCTTGGTTGATGGAACTCAGTGA